The Aedes aegypti strain LVP_AGWG chromosome 3, AaegL5.0 Primary Assembly, whole genome shotgun sequence genome contains a region encoding:
- the LOC5572219 gene encoding estradiol 17-beta-dehydrogenase 11 — protein sequence MIRPFGKVLTTSGKASASSKGSLYQLQKLPYNPATPRRPRSTLELVWETLKRSFYFLVFLFKSIPIWIQVIWDWLNPAPPKSIAGWNALVTGGSNGLGRAVSLELAKFGCNVIIADVDVQNGEKLVQELLKFRVRAAFYKVDVAEYDAIVDLGRKIERDFGHVDILVNNAGLIPFLVPDEYSPENIRRMMNVNLISHFWTINVFLPGMYRRRRGHIVGLSSRTAYIPTGYLRNYLTTKYGIRGFMEELHDEIYHAGFEGQVITTSVFPAIINTRKESMDHFRTLPGYDQMEFPQPEVAGRDIVRGIRTNRRKLFVPDRIGTWQLALFEDLPRKITRLFYRELFKG from the exons ATGATCCGTCCGTTCGGTAAAGTATTAACCACGTCCGGTAAGGCTTCGGCCTCATCCAAGGGGAGCCTGTACCAGTTACAGAAGCTGCCGTACAATCCCGCAACTCCCAGGCGACCGAGGTCCACGTTGGAGTTGGTTTGGGAAACGCTGAAGCGATCATTCTATTTTTTGGTGTTCTTGTTCAAGAGCATTCCCATCTGGATCCAGGTGATCTGGGACTGGTTGAATCCAGCTCCTCCGAAAAGCATCGCTGGTTGGAACGCCCTGGTTACGGGAGGATCGAACGGATTAGGACGCGCTGTGTCTTTGGAGCTGGCCAAGTTCGGATGCAACGTAATCATAGCGGACGTCGATGTCCAAAATGGTGAAAAGCTGGTCCAGGAGTTGCTCAAGTTCCGCGTTAGGGCAGCATTCTACAAAGTGGACGTAGCAGAGTACGATGCGATCGTAGATCTTGGACGGAAGATCGAGCGAGACTTTGGCCATGTGGACATCCTGGTCAACAATGCGGGATTGATTCCTTTCCTGGTGCCTGACGAGTACAGCCCGGAGAATATCCGAAGAATGATGAACGTGAACTTGATCAGCCACTTCTGGACCATTAATGTGTTCTTACCGGGAATGTATCGTCGACGCCGTGGGCACATTGTGGGTCTTTCTTCGAGAACAGCTTACATCCCGACGGGGTATTTGCGGAACTATTTGACGACCAAGTACGGCATTCGTGGATTCATGGAGGAACTTCATGACGAAATCTACCATGCTGGGTTCGAGGGGCAGGTCATTACTACTAGCGTGTTTCCGGCGATCATCAACACTCGGAAGGAGTCGATGGATCATTTCCGAACACTGCC aGGCTACGACCAAATGGAATTTCCGCAGCCGGAAGTCGCAGGGAGAGATATCGTTCGTGGAATACGAACCAATCGGCGCAAACTTTTTGTCCCTGATAGAATAGGAACGTGGCAGTTGGCACTGTTTGA GGATTTGCCGCGAAAGATCACCCGGCTCTTTTACCGAGAGTTGTTTAAGGGTTGA